DNA sequence from the Amycolatopsis sp. Hca4 genome:
TCGGGTTCGCTGAACCTGCCGGGCGCGATGTTCACCGCGAGCCACAACCCGGCCAAGTACAACGGCATCAAGATGTGCCGCGCGGGCGCGTCGCCGGTCGGCCAGGACACCGGGCTCGCCGAGATCCGCGACACCGTCGAGCAGGGCGTGCCGGAGTTCGAGGGCCAGCGCGGCACCGTGAGCGAGCGCGACGTCCTCGCCGACTACGCCGCCTACCTGCGCAACCTCGTCGACCTGTCGGGCAGCCGGCCGCTGAAGATCGTGGTCGACGCCGGCAACGGCATGGGCGGGCACACCGTCCCGACCGTCTTCGACGGCCTGCCGATCGAGGTCGTGCCGATGTACTTCGAGCTCGACGGCAGCTTCCCGAACCACGAGGCCAACCCGCTCGACCCGGCCAACATCGTCGACCTGCAGGCGAAGGTGCGCGAGGTCGGCGCGGACGCCGGGGTCGCCTTCGACGGCGACGCCGACCGCTGCTTCATCGTCGACGAGCGCGGCGAGCCGGTTTCGCCGAGCGCGATCACCGCGCTGGTCGCCGTGCGAGAGCTGGCCAAAGACCCGGGCGGCACGATCATCCACAACCTGATCACGTCCAAGGGCGTACCGGAGATCGTCGCCGAGCACGGCGGCAAGCCGGTCCGCACCCGCGTCGGGCACTCGTTCATCAAGGCCGAGATGGCCCGCACGGGCGCCATCTTCGGCGGCGAGCACTCCGCGCACTACTACTTCCGCGACTTCTGGCGCGCCGACACCGGCATGCTGGCGGCGCTGCACGTCCTCGCCGCGCTCGGCGAGCAGAGCGGCCCGCTGAGCGAGCTGACCAGCGCGTACTCGCGTTACGCGGCCTCGGGGGAGATCAACTCCACCGTCGACGACCAGGTCGCGAAGATGATGGCGGTCAAGGACACCT
Encoded proteins:
- a CDS encoding phosphomannomutase/phosphoglucomutase; translation: MPDLSGIVKAYDIRGVVGEQLDADLVRDFGAAFALLIKPEAPSVVIGHDMRDSSPGLAAAFAEGVTSQGLDVVSIGLASTDQLYFASGSLNLPGAMFTASHNPAKYNGIKMCRAGASPVGQDTGLAEIRDTVEQGVPEFEGQRGTVSERDVLADYAAYLRNLVDLSGSRPLKIVVDAGNGMGGHTVPTVFDGLPIEVVPMYFELDGSFPNHEANPLDPANIVDLQAKVREVGADAGVAFDGDADRCFIVDERGEPVSPSAITALVAVRELAKDPGGTIIHNLITSKGVPEIVAEHGGKPVRTRVGHSFIKAEMARTGAIFGGEHSAHYYFRDFWRADTGMLAALHVLAALGEQSGPLSELTSAYSRYAASGEINSTVDDQVAKMMAVKDTFGTRSGVEIDELDGLTVQLPGGAWFNLRPSNTEPLLRLNVEAANAEAVQGLVDEVLAIIRN